From Odontesthes bonariensis isolate fOdoBon6 chromosome 21, fOdoBon6.hap1, whole genome shotgun sequence, a single genomic window includes:
- the rcvrna gene encoding recoverin a: MGNSKSSALSKELLDDLKSNTKYSETELCTWYQSFLKECPSGKISKEQFEGIYASFFPGADPSAYARHVFRSFDTNADGTLDFKEYIVALHLTSGGKTLQKLEWAFALYDVDGNGTISKSEIQEIVRSIFNMIPTEDQENLPDDENTPEKRAEKIWDFFGKKENDKISEGEFIQGVMDNKDILRLIQYDEPQKIKDKLKEKKQ, translated from the exons ATGGGGAATTCGAAGAGCAGCGCTTTGTCAAAGGAACTCCTGGACGACCTGAAATCCAACACCAAATATTCAGAGACCGAGCTCTGCACCTGGTACCAGTCTTTCCTGAAAGAATGCCCATCGGGGAAGATCTCCAAGGAGCAGTTTGAAGGCATCTACGCCAGCTTCTTCCCAGGTGCAGACCCCTCGGCATACGCACGGCACGTGTTCAGGAGTTTTGACACCAACGCAGACGGCACTTTGGACTTTAAGGAGTACATTGTTGCGCTGCACCTCACCTCTGGAGGAAAGACTCTGCAGAAGCTGGAGTGGGCCTTCGCCCTGTATGACGTCGACGGCAACGGAACCATCAGCAAAAGTGAAATCCAAGAGATCGTTAGG TCAATATTCAACATGATCCCTACTGAAGACCAGGAGAACCTCCCCGACGATGAAAACACACCGGAGAAGAGGGCTGAAAAAATCTGGGACTTTTTCGGGAAGAAGGAAAACG ATAAAATCTCAGAGGGAGAATTCATTCAGGGCGTGATGGACAACAAGGACATCCTGCGCTTGATACAATACGACGAACCCCAGAAAATCAAAGACAAACTGAAAGAGAAGAAACAATAA